The genomic segment GCTCAACCAGCAGCACAGGATGAGCCATGCAAAACCAACAAATCCATATAAAAAAATTTTGCTAATGGATTACCATAGGAGAGTGTGGTACTCCTGAACCTCCACCGTTCCCAACACCTCCACCCTGTTCTTTTCTACGAAAACCATTGGTTGTCTGTGAGAAAGATGAAGTTCAAAAAACTTACTTGTTCAAGATCATACATGTCAGAGTTTATTCTGAATAGAGACTTTACTCTTTTTCTCCCAGCTCCTACTGACATCCAAGGCCCCTgccatacagacagacaggtatgTATATCTATAGATTTTCCCTTACCTCCCAGTCACTCAGAGTGGAAAGCTCATCACTGTATATCACTGCCACTTCCTGAATTTATCATCACTTGATACTTTTCTCACATATAGACAGTAAAAGGCCACCTGAAGCTCATGGATATCcctgagaaggaaggaaaatgggaTGACTGGAGTGATGGAGAGGACCATAAGTCACTTACCTCCCGGTAGCATCTGCTGTGGTTTTTGAAGAGAGTTGAGTAACTGCTAAGTTATTGAACATAAGAAAGCTTATAAAAAGTGGGCCGAGAATGTGTCTTGGTGTTGTCTCCATTTGGGAGCTAATCAACAGGCAGAGACCCTAAAAATACAATTCCCCAAGGATTTCAAAGGAGACAGAGGAAAATAAACAACCTCAGTCCACAAGGGTTTCTCTCCACCACCTAAACAAGCATTCTATTCCCAACATCATCACAACCTCCTGATTATTTCAAAAATGATGAAAGATGTCACCATGTTGTAAACAGGAAAATATAATCTAAAGAGATTTGATGATTTACTGAGACCACCAAGTAGATCCTTGGTtagagctcagcctggtcctTACATAGTCACAGAAAAAATAATATCTCATTTAGTTTTCACATATTTGAGGTATAATTTTGGAAAGATGGCTTAATGCTATGTAAGTTTAATTACACGTTTTATGTTTTTGATAGAATATGCAGTAATGCATGTAGCACTTGCTCAGTATGGAGGACTTTTCAGTGATTCCTTACAGCCCACAAGTGACCCTTTGTAATTAACACCTTCACCATACCACAGCCTTCAGCAATATCTTATCTGACTTCTGTCCCTATAACTTTGTCTTTTTATGTGACATAAATAGGTTCATGCAATACACAAGTttccatgtgtgtgagtgcagatgtTTACCAGTGCAtatgcagagatcagaggacttCAAGTGTCACCCTTGCCTTTCATCTTGTTTGAGTCAAGTTCTCTTGTTGTTCCTAGCTGCATACACTAGGCTATCTGGCCAAGAATGTCCAAACactctcccatctctgcctttcttcttatTGTAGGAACACTAGGATTACAAAAAAGTGCTACTATGCCCAGTAGCCCTTAGGTGGGTTCTTGGgcatttgaactcaagtcctaatGGTTGTGTGGCAATGTCTTTAGCCACTGAATCTTCTTCCTACCTCCTAtgcaggctttttttttataaattagttAATTCAATGTGTATAAAATCCTTTTGAGATTTGTTTGAGTTGGCTGtacataaatgtatatttaactttataagaaattgtcaggactgaggagatggctccatggataaaGCACTTACTATGCAAGCATAAGGATCTGAATttaaatccccagcatccacataaaagatAGAATGGTATGGTGGCCTGCCTGAATGTTAGtgttcaggagacagagacagggattcCCAGAGCACATCGGCTACCTGCCCAGATGCTGTCCAAATTGGTGATGCCATTTTGAATTcccaaaaaaatgaaataacttttATAGCACCAGAAGATGCTATACAAGATTCCAAGGGAGGGAAACAATGGTTTGACTCAGATGCAGTACTTATGAATCACAAtaatgaccatcatggcaagatatccctaaTCATGCAACAGTGGTATTCATATCTTGGCAGTAAACAACAACTGTTAATTGGACTTAAAGCttgctcaacaggagggaaatcttGCCTGGTACTTCAACCTACCCAACTACCCAGCACTACAGAGGTCATGAATCTTAGAGAACCTTTCAATTTACTAAGCCAGAATGGCTCCTAACTACTtcctaaatacttatccttatacccacagataaatgtatcTCTCACACCTCATCcaagaaacttctttttacaacatatggagaccattacagaaaatcacaactgatcaaaatacagagaacaagtgattgtAGAGTTTCTACTCCTATAACACAACTCCTGCTGctgaagctcagggaacatctcagaaaaGGAGGCTGAAAGAGTAAgacccagaggaccaggaaatctgtTGTCAGATTATGTCTcctacagaacacagagaagctTCACCCGTGGTACTCTAATAACATGCCTACCTAAATAATACCTcaataatgacaacaccagtaGACAGGCTAACatgaaagggggaaatctcagAGGACCACCGATAGTCACGCCCCAGTGATCATGCATGCTCTGGCAGGACAGTCATTTCAGGGTCATACGTCCTACATAAACCCATGGGCTACTTGGTCATGTAATTCATGCGCAGCGTGACCATGTAATCTATGTACATGCGTGGAGTAGCTGTGTGGACCCGAGTGCGCATGTACAGGCTAGCCCTTAAAAGGCAGGCCCCCAGTACCCTGCCCTCTCTTTTCACGTGTtttccacaggcctgagcacatcttcttttgtttctctttttctttgataaaactcttgttagtgagTTTGCCGTATTTGTGTCTTTTCCTCCCGGGTGTCCCTCAGGGTAAGTGTGCTGCAAAAACCAACAACCCcacctctagacaaagaactacagacaactaatgactgctgaagTGGGAGAAATAGCCTTCCCTGAGGATAAGCCCCCTAAtaagttatccaataccaagtggtctgCCCTGAAATCATTTACATAAAATTAAcaagaaatggactcagcaggttgttatatatttatacacatatataataatcaaagaaaaagaggtcattaaTTTGAGAGGGAACAAGGAAAGGGAACTAGGAGGTATTGaaatgaggaaagggaagggggaaatgatgtaattatattttcattttagaaaatataaatttacaaaagacaaaagtaataaaaaaatcttaaacatgaaaattaaagaaacagaTTTCCAGTTGTTTCACAGCTTCACCAAAACTTTATatcttgtcttttttattttaaaccttCTGTTGAGTATACAGTTATGCTTCATTGTGGTTTTAATTGTATTTCCATAAGGACTAAAGATACTGAAATTCCTTTCAGGGACTTATCATGGTCCATATATCTTGTTTAGTGAAGTACTTATTCAAATATCACCCTTAACCACCACCACTAAATGAGCAGTCCCTGTATTTATTGTCTGGTTATGGAAGCTCTCTTGGTTACTGGTGGTAGCCTTGCTCACTTGAGTATTCTGTTGTGCCAGTGCCTTAGCCCtccacacacaaaaccagcctcTTGTGACCCACTCTTACCTTGCATTTGTGACAGTCAACATCACATAACACAACATCATAACAAATGATCTAGATAATTCATGTACAAAGCTAGATGTCAATGGTGGGGAAAGTATGACAAAGCCAAACCTCTTACATCACATCAGctaggaagcagaaaagaaaataaggcaaCCAGGCAGCACAGTCCCCTCCCAGTggaccccacctcctaaaggttacACTATCTCCCCACACAGCAATCCTGGGAAACTTGGCCAACACATTAACTCTGTGGAACTTTCCACCACCAAACCACAGAAGTGTGGAATCTGATTTCTGGTAGGTTTTCCTCAGCAACCCTGCTCTTCCCATCAGCCTCCATCAGCCCTTCACTGCCTGCTCCTTTTGGAGGTCTCTCATGTCCCTTGCTGAAGTCACAGTCCGCTGCTGCTTAGGACCTGGTATGAGGCTTGTGTTGCAGTAGACAAAGCTGGTCTGTTGTCTTTCTCTAGCCTATGTTAGGATGGATTCATGGGTAGAGCTTTCCCAATATTCTTGCCTCTGCTCCCATCATGAAGTGAATGAGCTAATTCAGAATGCCTTATTAAAGTAGTGGAATTTCCCTACCTACTGAAATATGAAAACAATGGCCATCGTGATCACTTTGCTCTGGCCTTGAGTTTATAGGAGATACTTTGAGAAGATACCAGGCGTGTTTGATTTGTCTTAAGTCCCAAATGGGCATGTAATGTTTTATTAAGGAAAAACATGGTATTTTCTAGCTGAATGTATTACAAAGTTATATTGAAGTGATGGAAATTCtttcaaaattctttaaaatactcTGCTAGATCTTGCAAATGTCTTCTAGATTTCATGTTAAGTTGTAGGATTTGTTCTAACACTGATAGGAAACTGTGCTCTATTGCCCTTCAAGTATTTCATCTATAAAACAAATCACAATTATGACCCTTATCCTGTAGGCTGTTGGTGTTGTCTTGAAGTCCAAATAAGATTCAAGATAAAAAGTGTTGTTTGTGAATTGGGAACTACTACATAGAATTGTGCTGAACATTTGTGTTACTGGTAAGAATTAGTCAGGTGAATTAATATCTGAAATGAATagacaaatagatgatagatatggaaATGGTTATGTATATGATTGATAAATAGAGATAaaggaaagatagatagatagatagatagatagatagatagatagatagatagatagataggtgatagatagacagactgatagatagatgatacatttCCTATTGTTAAGTAGCCCTGGCTTTCAGTGCTTGAAATTTCCCTTGACTCAGTAAGTGTTTAATCCCTAGGTTTTATAATGAACATATAAATACTATTGTTTCAATTAAACTGTcttattataattttctttatgagTTTCTGGAGGGTATGAACAGTAAGTAGAAATTTTAAACAATCCAGTGAATTAGTTTTTCAACAAGATTGTTTGTTGACAAGGAAAATGATGGAGTGGAAACAGTGATGGAAGCCAATGCTCATATGTTACATCTACCCTATTCCCCTCAGTAAACACTTCAGTGGCTGCTTTTTCTTAGTAAACACAAGTTACCATATAGAAAATCAAACATCTCTCTTATTGCTGCTACAGTTGTCATGGTCTTGTGTCTCACATTAAGGAGAATCACTTCATTCTTAAGCATCTTAACCACAATCCACATTGCTGGTGCTTACCCAGCAGCACTCTAACACACAGTTCACTTATGTTcaaataaaactattaaaaatcCAAGTTTCTCATAACAATATGTTTCTTCTTTGGCCCCCTTCTTGCACTGTCTATGATCCTTTTTACCAGTCTTCCCTGGAAAGCTGTCCTCATCTGTGACCTTGGCTTTCAGACTCTCATGCCCTGGATCTTCCCTCTGTGTCCATCTCCTTCCTACTTAGACTCCCAAAAATCATGTGATACCCGAAATGACTTCCTTCCTAATAAGACAGCAGGTCCCACTTGCCTTTAACGTGTAACTCAATAGCCTTCTTCTTCATTAAGAAGTTACAAACAGTTCTAAATTTTTAAGAATAAAGATGAGcatctttatattttttcatataaaaatattttctaataccATTCTTAAAATAGCATATTCAATTTTGCGAGTGTTTAATTTCAAATAAGGGAGCAATGTGttataaaatttaacatttaaatacacagaaataataaATTAGAAATATCAGTTTATTCAATCATTTCTGAGTGTCAATCTAGCCaaatggtttgttgttgttgttgttgttattattactattattctttttggttttgagacagggtttctctgtgtagtttcggtgcctgtcctggatctcactctgaagaccagcctggcctcgaactcacagagactcacctggctctgcctcccgaaagctgggattaaaggcatgcaccaccaccacctggctagacaaatgtttttaaatgttctagAGTTCACACCCTTTGACCCAGAGCTGCTCCTCACAGGTTTCTGTCTTCTAAGAGTTCATATCCTTTGACCCAGGGACCCTCACCATGAATTTCTGTTTTCAGCTATTGGAAGAGTGTGCACAGATGAGCACACACAGGGAACAAATCCCACCATGCAATGTAGCCCAGATTATTTGAACCAGCAGATTCACTAATAATAGATGATCAAATAAATTTCATCCCATCCACTAAAAGGAATACTATGTAgccatgggaaggagaaatatTCACCTGTATTATCAAGCTCACCTATGTTAGTGAAGTTATAGAGTTTTAGGTATAAAACAATTCTaatttttacaaatatatatcatgcataaaagtattttaataattatatattaattgtTCATATGGCTATCTGTAAATGGTGAACCTAAGGGTGACCTTTATTTTACTctgtctgtattttcttttttcatttatttattacttatatatttgtgtgaatgtgtatccatgctcacatgtgtgtgcgtatatacatgtgtatacagaaGTTCAAAGTTGACACTGGacttcttcctcaatcactctccattttatttgttGATGTTAAATCAAGATCCCACCCCAGCTTGCTCTGAGGATcccgtctctgccttctgagagccAGAATTACAGGTGGCCACCACATCTGCTTGCTATTCATGTGGGTATTGGGGGTCTGAACTCCTGTTCTCATGCTTGTATGGAAAGtgctttatccattgagccatctctctaagccCTCTAACTTTTTAGTAAGCATTCACTTTATGGTGTTGTGGAACAACCATCTAAAGCTATGAATTGAAACACGCTCCTCCTCAAGATGACATGGAGGGAACAGTTTCATGTTCAAGTCAGAGGTACCAAAAATTTACATTCAATCAGGGAGGTTTTCCCAGATTTACAAACCTCTTTTCTGATTAAAAGTCTATTAATGAATCTATATTGGCTCAAACAGCCTGCTTCCTGGGATACTTCAATGAGCATCCTTCTACAATCATTTATCCTTAGCTGTAGATGGTCCAGTTGGAAAACATTCTGCCTATCTCTATGGTTTTTCTAAATATTGCCTGTTCCCTATGAATTTCGTTTTAAaatctgtcttatttttatttgtgtgtttcatAAATTGATATCTTGAAATTCCCTCAATCTGCATCAGCTTCTTTAGAACAAATCAAATTTGGTAAAGAAATAAGTATTTCTTAATTCACACTTTAATTGTTGAGATAGTCAattttttttatcacaacaatgtttcttttcttattctttaatACTCACTCCACCTGCTCACCTTAAGGTACCCCTCCTCCTTGCAATAATGTATTACTCCTAAGAAGCAATATTTACTTATATAGCTTGCCTCTAGGATCAAAACCTTGCTCTGACATTTACTAGCTCTATGAATTTTAGGAagttactcaacctctctgaagTTAAGTTTCCTGATCTACAATTTGCAAACTGCACCCACCTTACATGATTAGCAGAATTAACTGCATACTGGCGCTAGTCACTTAGTACCTTGTTCATGACAGTGAGGATATAAGTGATAGCTATTACTATTTTTGAGGAACTTCTCTTCTGAAGCAAGAATGTACCCTACTTTGTCATACCCTCACTCCATTTACATTAATCACAATATCACTTAGAAGCAGTGAGTGGAGCTGTGGCATTAGTTAAGGCCAAAAGAAAGGAGTGTCTGTTGGAGGCTACTTTCCTGTGAGCACCTTCCGTAGGGCACCCTGCACATCGGGGTTACGGAGGCTGTAAATAAGCGGGTTCAGCATGGGACTGATGACAGTATTGAGAATGCCAATACCCTTGTCCTTGTCTGAAGCCTCCACTGAACCCAGCCTCATGTAGCTGAAGACACCTGTCCCATAGAAGATGCCTACCACAGTGAGATGGGAGCTGCATGTGGAGAAGGCTTTCTTCCTGCCCTCAGCAGACCGGATACGAAGTACTGCAGCTGCCACGTGGCCATATGACACTGTGATGAGGACCAAGGGGACCACACCCATGAAGGCTGCTGCTACAAAGAGCAGCTGCTCATTGAGATGGATGCTGGAACAGGAGAGCTGGAAGAGCTGAGGGAGGTCACAGTAGAAGTGATTGATTGTGTTGGGGCCACAGAATTTAAGAGTAGACAAGGCAACAGTTTGGGTCAATGCATTGCTAAAGGAAAATACACATGACAGACACACTGAGGTCTTCTGAATGCTCCAACTCATACGAGTGCTGTAGGTGAGGGGGTGGCAGATGGCCACATAACGGTCATAGGCCATGacagtcagcaggaagcagtctgtCCCAGCCAGGAGGTGGAAGAAGAAGAGCTGTGAGAGGCAGGCCCCATAGGCAATGTGTCTGTCATTGGACAGGAAATGCTTCAACATGGCAGGAACAGTGACACTGATGCATCCAACATCCAACACAGATAAGTTCcccaggaagaagtacatgggggtgtggagCTTGGGTTCAATAAAGATAGCAGCCAGGATGCTGGCATTACCACCGACGGTAGCTACATAAGCAAGAAGGAAGATGACAAAGAGGATGGGCCGCAGAGCTGGAGTCTTGGTGAGACCCAGCAGGACAAATGCGGTCACACAGGAATCATTTCCCGAggctccaagatccatgactctCTTCCCCCAGTTATCAGCTGAAGGAAGTTCAAAGGTGATGAAAGGACAGTGGCATCTTGGTAATAACCATCAAGCATTGTGATGTCCAGGTGCAGCCAGGATGCAAGGGCATAGCAGACACAAGGGGAAGAAAGTTAAAGACAGAGATGTAATAGATAAAGGTGTGATGCACTCAACACTTACTGGTAAAAAGCAATAGCATCGGGCAGACTCAGAGACGCATATTGAAATAATAAAGGGAAGGAATGGGATATTTGAAAGTTAGAGGGAAAGATTATGTACCTGAGGCCAAAATTCTATAAAGAAAACCACAGTCTGCCGATGGTGGCCTGAACAGTTTGGCTACACAAGATCCTGGAGTATGAAAGGGAAGCTTCCAGAGAAGAGGGGACATGGTCCTCTTCCCAAAACTGTAAACTGTACATGTCATGCTCCAATGGCCCCCAGCATCTTATGGAGATTGGCTCCATAGCTTCTCTGATACCCAAATCTGAGGATGTTCATTTCTCTTATGTAAGATACAATAGCATTTGCATATAGCCTATGCACATCCTCCCACATACTGTAAGTCATTTCTAGAAGACATCCAACATCTCACCCTGTGTCCATGCCACCCGAGTTTTTCTTGTCTTATATTGTTTAAGATGCTGATATGGGGGAATGACACCTGTACTTATCAGAATAGACATAATTTTTCCACATACTCTTGATATGTGGCTGAATCCACAAATGTGGAACTTGCAGGCAGATGACCAGTTGTAATGGGATGTTAATAATAACAAGATACCCAGGCCCTCCCACTttaccaccaaaaataaaagcTGTTTGCCTTCTTGCTCCTGAGTTAATTTCCACACCATCTAACCTGCATGCTATCACAAGGCCACAGCTTGCTATAGAGCCATAGAGCCATAGATGGTTCCCACACATACTGTCACATACATGGTACTCCCTGAGCCTCACAAGGTCACATAGTGATCTGTCTCATTGAAGTGAAGATAATCGTCACTCAGGTGGGTccagacacacatagacaaagactggagctggagttcctcAAAGACAAATGGCATGATCAAAGGAAGATGCCGCCCGATGAACAAGATCCTCAGGTCCCAGTAATCCAACCACTATTAGAGGTGCTGGCCTTTCGTTTACATGCATTTGATCAGACCACTACCTCCATCTCAGTATCTCTAAAGCTCACATGCTTTTCATTCCTCTCCATCAACTACCTAATGAATTGTTTTGTCTGGTTATCCTGGCAGCTAGTGTCTCCTGTATCCTTTATCCCCTCTCAGTCAAGTACCTGAGCTTCCTAAGGGCCACCTTGGAGGAAAGAGATGTCATTCCAAATTCCAAGAGTGAAATCACTTGTATGGAAGCCCAGTTGTGGGCAAGCAGTGAGGGCTCTTGGAACGGCACTCACCCAGTGAAGGGGACAGGCACTCCTCAGGCAGAGAGGAAACCAAATAATCTCCACAGCTGGAAGTTTatcaaagagaaacaaagagacaaacaGCTTGGCTGACATCATCTTCCCAGTGGGCTTGCTCTTCTCCATTTTCTCCCTGTGGAGGCCTCTGAGATTAGAACATTCCAGGGGGAGCCAGGGCATGATGAGTACCTGCCTTCCCAAGACACGAGCCTCTCCGGTGCTTTGGAAATGCTTTAGACTTTCTCCGTGTTTCAAGCACAATCTTTGTGAGGGTGACCAAGTTCACACATTTATTTAACAAATGTGTTTGTAAACTCACTTTTGATACAGTTGAGATGGCGCTTAGAAAGTCTTTATAGGATGCATTAATTGAACATATTAATGGGGCTTGGTGCaaaattcccagcatgcactgatCAAATTCTGCcttaccatacatacacacacatacacacacacacacacacacacacacacacacacacacacacacacatgcatagatgcacacgcacacacacacacacatgcacaagctcCCCCCTCCCCAATCACTAGTAATCACTATTCAACCTTAGGAACATTTTGTCACTTCTCTATATGAGAGAGTGTGCTTATCTCACTTAGTGTCTTCTAGTTTCATCCACGTTTCTACAAATGACAGAATTTCCTTCTTGGTGACTAAATTGCACTCTACTGTGCATctctaccacattttttttttatgaagtctTACAGTCTAGAAAGTCACAGTGTTGAGCACAGAGTTAAGATTTGGGACTTCTGGTTATTggtcagcaaaaaaaaaatatatatatatatcaaaatgaCTGAAATCTATACACACCTTTCAATAATAACTCTAAATATTAATGTTCTCAACTCTCCAATCAAAATACACAGGTCAGctgaatggattaagaaacaaaattcttcatcctgagtgaggtaacccagactcagaaagacaaacatggtatgcactcactcatagcaggatactagatgtggaacaaggatgactggactgctactcacatcaccagggaggctacctggaagacaggaccctaagaaagacacggggatcgcccaatgacagagaaatggaatgagatctacatgaacagcctggacatgggtgggggtagtgaagggcgagggtcaagggaaggagagcttgggggagcaggggatcccagctggatcaggaacagaaagggagaacaaggaataggagaccacggtagatgaagaccacatgagaataggaagaagcaaggtgctagagaggcccacagaaatccacaaagatgctcccacaacagactgctggcaatggtcgagaaacAGCCCGAAcggacctactctggtgatgggatggccaaacaccctaattgtcatgctagaaacctcatccaactgctgagggatctggatgcagagatccatgactgggccccaggtggatctctgggagtccaattggtgagaatgaggagggtttgtatgagcaagaattgttgagaccaaggttggatgaagcacggggacaaatagccaaacgaacggaaacacatgaaatatgaaccaatggctgaggggtcaccaactggatcaggccctctgagtgggtgagacagttgattggcctgatctgtttgggaggcatccaggcagtgggaccgggtcctgtgctcattgcatgaggtggctgtttgaaacctggggcctatgcagggtcccttggctcggcctgtggggaggggactggacctgcctggactgagtctgccAGGTTGATCTCGGTCTGAGGggagggctttgccctggagaggatgggagtggggggaggagtggggggaggatgaggggggcgggaggggggagaacaagggaatctgtgg from the Peromyscus eremicus chromosome 8a, PerEre_H2_v1, whole genome shotgun sequence genome contains:
- the LOC131916207 gene encoding putative olfactory receptor 3A4, yielding MDLGASGNDSCVTAFVLLGLTKTPALRPILFVIFLLAYVATVGGNASILAAIFIEPKLHTPMYFFLGNLSVLDVGCISVTVPAMLKHFLSNDRHIAYGACLSQLFFFHLLAGTDCFLLTVMAYDRYVAICHPLTYSTRMSWSIQKTSVCLSCVFSFSNALTQTVALSTLKFCGPNTINHFYCDLPQLFQLSCSSIHLNEQLLFVAAAFMGVVPLVLITVSYGHVAAAVLRIRSAEGRKKAFSTCSSHLTVVGIFYGTGVFSYMRLGSVEASDKDKGIGILNTVISPMLNPLIYSLRNPDVQGALRKVLTGK